One stretch of Hymenobacter chitinivorans DSM 11115 DNA includes these proteins:
- a CDS encoding bifunctional 3,4-dihydroxy-2-butanone-4-phosphate synthase/GTP cyclohydrolase II, translating into MLDSIEDAIADIRAGKVVIVVDDEDRENEGDFICAARCATPEVINFMATHGRGLVCAPLIEQRCEELGLELMVGRNTALHSTPFTVSIDLLKNGVTTGISASDRSKTILALIDPDTKPEELGKPGHIFPLKARKEGVLRRAGHTEAAIDLARLAGFEPAGVLVEILKDDGEMARLPDLQEVAKRWDLKLISVQDLIKYRLQKESLITREIAVQLPTEHGDFELVAFTQRSTNAQHLALVKGDISGDEPVLVRVHSSCVTGDIFGSCRCDCGPQLHRAMERIEAEGRGVIVYMNQEGRGIGLLNKLRAYKLQEQGRDTVEANLELGFGMDERDYGVGAQILRELGISQMRLLTNNPRKRTGLVGYGLEIVETVPIEIAANQHNERYLTTKRDKLGHTILTKDRHPHADPDAAISVG; encoded by the coding sequence ATGCTTGACTCTATTGAAGACGCCATTGCCGATATCCGCGCCGGCAAAGTGGTAATTGTAGTGGACGACGAAGACCGCGAAAACGAAGGCGACTTTATCTGCGCCGCCCGCTGCGCCACGCCCGAGGTTATCAACTTTATGGCCACCCACGGCCGCGGTTTGGTCTGCGCCCCGCTTATCGAGCAGCGCTGCGAGGAATTGGGCCTGGAGTTGATGGTAGGCCGCAACACGGCCTTGCATTCCACGCCTTTCACCGTGAGCATCGACTTGCTCAAGAACGGCGTGACGACGGGCATCTCGGCTTCGGACCGCTCGAAGACCATTCTGGCCCTGATTGACCCCGACACCAAGCCCGAGGAGCTGGGTAAGCCCGGCCACATCTTCCCGCTCAAAGCCCGCAAGGAAGGCGTGCTGCGCCGCGCCGGCCACACCGAGGCCGCCATCGACCTGGCCCGCCTGGCCGGTTTCGAGCCGGCCGGGGTGCTGGTCGAGATTCTGAAGGACGATGGCGAAATGGCCCGCCTGCCCGACCTGCAGGAAGTGGCCAAGCGTTGGGACCTGAAGCTGATTTCGGTGCAGGACCTGATTAAGTACCGCCTGCAAAAGGAAAGCCTCATTACCCGCGAAATTGCGGTGCAGCTCCCCACTGAGCACGGCGACTTTGAATTGGTGGCCTTCACCCAGCGCTCCACCAACGCCCAGCACCTGGCGCTGGTTAAGGGCGACATTTCGGGCGACGAGCCCGTGCTGGTGCGCGTGCACAGCAGCTGCGTCACGGGCGACATCTTCGGCTCCTGCCGCTGCGACTGCGGCCCCCAGCTGCACCGGGCCATGGAGCGCATCGAGGCCGAGGGCAGGGGCGTGATTGTGTACATGAACCAAGAAGGCCGCGGCATTGGGCTGCTCAACAAGCTGCGGGCCTACAAGCTCCAGGAACAGGGCCGCGACACGGTGGAAGCCAACCTGGAGCTGGGCTTCGGCATGGATGAGCGCGACTACGGCGTGGGCGCCCAGATCCTGCGCGAGCTGGGCATCAGCCAGATGCGCCTGCTCACCAACAACCCCCGCAAGCGTACCGGCCTGGTAGGCTACGGCCTGGAAATCGTGGAAACGGTGCCGAT